From the genome of Parabacteroides sp. FAFU027:
TGGAAAATAACAGTACCGACATTGTAAGTCGCAGTAGTAGGAGTCAATGAAACTACAGTTGAAGAAGCTGCAGTTGGAGTCAGTTTCCACTCTTCCGCATTGAGGCTATAACCACTTGGAGCAGCTCCGGCATGGCTGGCACTCACTCTCGCAGCAAAAGTTGTCGCTGTAGCAGGATTTACTGAAGCTGGAGCATAAGCCGTAGTGGATGGGCCAATCGGGAAAACAGTAGTTGCAGATGCGGCTGCAGGAGTGTTTAGCACACCGGCACCATCAGTTACAACGTAGCTACTGGATGAACCGCCGCTGATAGCAGTCGAAACGTTTAGATTATTCGCACCCAGAGAAATAGTACCGGCTGTCAATGTCAGATTATTGGTGGTCGTAGCCACCGGAAGGGTTACTCCTCCTGTATTATTCATAATCAGGTTAGAGAAAACGGTCATATACTTCTGGTTTGTACCTGTAAATGTCACTGCTGTAGCTCCGCTATACTCAACCGTTGAACCGGCTGCAAAATCATAAACGATAGACTGTGTAGCGGGCTGACTCACATCTGTGTTTATCTTTCCGCCTAAGATTAATTTTCCGGCAGCACCAATTCGGAGAGTGAGTGCCTGAGTAGAACTTGAAGTATTCGAAGTTGTATTCAACCACAATCCACCTCCGGTACCGGTATTCAAAGTACCCTGAATGTCATAGGTGATATTACCGCCTGTACCTGTAGGATATGCAGTACCTGTTTGTCCATGCAGTAACGCATTGCCACTATTTGAGAAGGTTACCGTTTTACCCGCATTAATGGTCAGTGTTTTTGCGACTGCTCCATTGGTTCCGCTTACAATGCTTAAGGTTGGAGTTGCACTGGCATTATTCAGAATAGCTGCATCCATATCAATGACAATATTCTGAGTACGTGCATTTCCTGATACGATTTGGAATCTCGCAATATTAAACTTCCCGGAACCTGTTACCAGAGTTGTATATCCGGCATCACAGAACAAACGGATACCGCTTCCTGCAGTAGTTGTTGCTGATGAAGAACCAAATTGACCATCCACCTGAATAGTGCAAGTTGAAGAAGAGGAGTTAATTCCACTTCCCACGGTTACACTACTAACATACCCCGCATTTGCAGTTGTAGAAGTAAGTATACCGGTACTCTCAATAGTAAGATTTCCGTTTGCTTTAACAGATTGTCCGGATGTTGTCGAAGCGCCCAAGGTTAATGTTCCGGCAATGTGCAGATCTTTCGCTAATCCTACTGTTGATGTAGTAATGGTCAAAGAACGACCGACGGGTATCCAGACATTATTAGTTATTGCCGGAAGAACAGTTGCAGCAGTAGTTCCACCAGCCCCATCCGAAATACCCCAGGTAGCGACTGTGTTGTAATCACCGTCTGCGATTGCGATATATTCGCCGGAAGCCTGTGCAAATGCATTTGTGTTTATGCCCCAAAACGCTGCACAAACGACGACTAAAGTAAAAATTCTCACTTTCATAGTTGTTCAAATTAAGTTATTTAAAATATCTTCAAAATACAAATATCATAATCATTTCGATTGAGCTGCTAAAAAACTCTTTAAGTCATCAATTGAAGCATTAGAAATGCGTGTTTTCGCGTTTGCATTATTACATGTATTATTTTAAGTTATAAAAAACACTAGGCATCCGGTTAATTCTACTTTAACAAAATTGCTCTCTTAATGGTTGATAAATCAGGAACTAATGTTCACTGCAAATATATTATACCAGAAAAAAAAGTGGAAGAATTAATTCAGGCAAGTGGTCTCATTTCCCATTTTGCGACTATTTTCACTGACACGAGACCGCCACACCAACATCAACCAGTTATATAACAAACACTTGCACCACGCCCCGAGTATTTAACCCATCTATTCGATGGGTATAAAAAAATGCGACTCTACCATCAAATCGGAAGAGTCGCATACATAATATTCAATAGATTAGTTAGTCATTCTTGTAGAATGTTCGGACGAACTTCACCTGTCCACGGGCAATGCCGTATCCGACCGTACTCACGCCATTAATCGGAACGGTGTGGGCTTTACTGGTACTCCTAACCGCATCTAAGTCGGCAGTCGTAACCGTAAAATACCATTTACCGGCTCTCAGTTGAACTTCATCTTCATCTCGAAGCATTGTACTTTCCATCTTGTAAGCAACTACCCAACCGGATTTACCGGACAACGCTGTATTTACATCCCACATTGAATAGGCAGATACAAAAACGCTGGAATCAGCAGGAGAAAATATCTGCGCCTTTATAGCAGCATTAGGCAGATTGTACCATGTAATCCGGACGGTAAATACCTTGGAATTATTATCCAGTGTAGCATAGAACTTTGTTCTGACGCGAGCCAGGGCTGTGTCTCCTGTCGCCAGAGTAGTATCAAGTCCTGCCTGTTTTGCATCTCCATAGCCCTCAAATACAGACACACCATAATCAGTATAGGGAGTCTCTTCATCCGCATTCTTACAGCCCGGCATTACCATTAAGATAAACATGGCCATCACGGATAGTATTGTATAAACAAATTGTTTTCTCTTCATATTGAATTGATTTATCTGATTATTATTACGGATTTACAACCTTTACAATCATCTGTCTAACCACATCTTTAGCGGTATCGTAAGATTGGTTTTTAGCCACAAATGATGCAGTAAACACTCCGGTTTGTGTGAACACATAAGAATACGAAGTGATTAAACCTGTTGTTTTAAGACTCTTAACAACAAGTCCGGCATCAGCCGGCACACATCTCATATCCAATGCCCGTGAAATTACCCAGTCTTCGTCCCCTGCAGTACCAACACTTTTAGCATTAATGGCAAATGTCAGCGTCGAATTTGAGAAATACCAATAGTTGGAACTGTTTTTCAAACTCTTAGTTACAAAACCGGCTGATCTCATATCATTCGCTAACTGATATGTAATACCATTGGAGAAATAATTGGTAAATGAAAATGCAGTAATCATCCATGGTTTAGTGATATCCGTAGTGGTTTTGATAGAATCAGAGACAAACCGGAAAGCAAAATAGACCGGACGTTTTTTATCAATCCCCGAAATGGTATCTATACGAACTTTTCCAGATTCGACAGCTGTTGTAGTCGTTGCTAACTTAAACTTTTGCGTAACCGGCACCCAGGTCGCTTTTTTGATATTGGCAGAATCCATTGTTCCTGTAAAGTCGTTAGATGCCAACACGGTAAGCGTCCCTGTTGTTCCTGTTGTTGCGCCCAGTTTGGTTGAGAAGTAGACAAGGCTCGAATCTCCATCACGCTGGGCTACTCCCGAATAACGATATTCATAACCGGGTGTCCCGGGAAAAAAAGTTATATAATCCGGATTTCCCGTAAAATTAAAATTCACTGTATCTCCCTTTGTGATGACAATGGTATCTCCTGCTTTGGCAACGATATTGGTATTTACGGTAAAATCATCCGGTGTATTGACAGCTACGTCGTTACATGAGAATAACGCAACTGATGTGAGTAATATGAATATTAGCTTCTTCATAAATTCAGTTTTTTCAGTATTAAAAATTAATAGCCCGGATTCTGAGTTAATTTGTAGTTGAGATTAAGCTCCCGCAAAGGAATCGGCCAATAAAGGTCTTTTGTTCCAATGTTGGTAACCGGATACATAACGTCACTGTTTATGTAAATGACATCATTGGCGGAAAGCTCTGCAGTTCCAGGTATTATCATTTTCCATTTGAACTTCTGGAAATAAGATGAGTTTGAACCATCTGCATTTTTGATATAAAAACCGGTAAGATTCGTCGCATTCAGGTCATTTGCCAAATCCTTAACCATAGGAATCAGGATACCCCATCTTCGAAGGTCTTGCAAACGTAATGCTTCAAAACACAGCTCATGGTAGCGTTCCATCATGATAGCCGCACGGAAGTCATTCTTATTCAGACCGCTAAGATTTACATTTGGCATATCACTGAGGTATGCAACCGCTTTAGCGGCTGTTCCTACATAATAGAATACCGCACCGGTAGTCGCTGCCGCTGAAGAACCTGATGAGTTGGTTGGCGCAGTTGTCGTGGTAGTACCTGCCATCGTTACCGTGTAGAGCTTACCATTAGGAGCTGCTACCTGATCACCGACTTTGTAAGGTGTATTTGCAGCCCAACCATTTCCGATTGTAACGGTCGGAGCCGTGGTATATCCACTCCCTTGTACTGTAAGCAGAGGATAAATTGTTCTGTTTGTAGTTGTACTCATCAGATACTGACTGGCAATCGTAACTTCAGCTCCGGAGCCTCCGCCTCCAGAAACAGTTACAACAGGATCTGATGTATACCCAGTACCTGTAGTCCAGCTTATGTGATCTACAACACGACTTGTTGAAATCGCTCTGGCCCGTACTTTATTGATTGCATCAAATTTGGTAAGCGTACATCCATTGACAGTCGTACTATCTATTTCATTCAGAGCTTCAGCATACATCAGTAATACATCAGCATAACGCAATACCGGAAAGTTCTCAGCAGAACTGTTCTTCACCAAACGACTTGATACAGGTTCATACTCTCTACGCCATTTCCCCGCTGATCTTGACCACAATTTAGTAGTATCCAATGGTACTTTTGCATCATTGTAATAGTTTGAAGCAGTTGTGCTGTATCCGGAGCTTTTGAATGAATAATTAGCTATATTCCAGTCTCTGCGCGAGTCTCCTGCTTCGTATGAAAGGAACAGACGCGGATGCGGTCTCAGATAGTTGTAGCAATAACCATCATAATCATCAGTCGTGGAACTTCTCAGATAAGAGTGAGTCGGTCCGCAATACACACCAATTGTACCACTCGCAGCGACTACCCCTACTCCAAACTGGTTAAATCCGATTTCCCAGATATTTTCAGTATTATATGCATTTTGCGCCTCATCAATAAATACCTGTTTATAGGAGCTCAACAGGTCATGAGTTCCGGCCTTAATCAATTTACTGGCCCAGATTGCCGATTGATGATAACATTCGCTCTGAGAGAATTTATTGGTACCATTAACAGGCTCTCCGGCTGCATACAAAAACACACGAGCCAGAATTCCCCGCACAGCGTCCTGCGTTACCCGGTCTGAATATCCCATAGATGCTGATGTCTGTCCATCCAACCATTTTTCTGACTGGATCATATCAGCTATAATCTGATCATACATTTCCTTTTCAGGAGTACGTTCAATCAATATATTATTTGGATCTTCAATAGATTGAGTCAACATTGGTACACCTCCAAACCACTGTGTAAGCAGAAAATAATAATAGCTTCTCAGAAAGAGAGCTTCACCCTTTGCTTTTCTTACATAGGTGGTATCCACTCCTCCTTTTGCAGCCGAAGCATCAATATTTGCCAACAACGTATTGGCATTATTAATTGACACATAACACTGCTGCCAAAAGTTCAATAACTGAGAGTTATCACTGGCCTGATTATTATAATAAGCATACGGATAAGTCGGATTGGATGTAAAAAAGAATGATTCATCCGTAGGAGCATTCTCATAGGCCGGATAAAACTGACCGTAAACATAAGCCGATTTAAGGCCCAGATAGCTTGCTGCCAGTGCACTTGTAATCAGGCTTTTGGAAGCGTACGAATTTGAAGGAGTCAAAGAACCGGTCGGCTCTGTATCCAGATAATCCTTACAAGATGTCAGGATGACGCCAAATATGGATAGAAACAATACTATTCGCTTCATAGATTGTAGTTTAAAGATTAAAGAGTTATAGTAGTACCCAAGGTTAACACTTTGGTTCTCGGGTACGGTGAAAAGTCAAATCCGGGTGTCAGGTTGCTACCCGATGCAGTCGACACTTCAGGGTCAATTCCCGAATAGCCTGTAATAGTCAACAGGTTTTGTCCCGAAATATAAAAAC
Proteins encoded in this window:
- a CDS encoding beta strand repeat-containing protein codes for the protein MKVRIFTLVVVCAAFWGINTNAFAQASGEYIAIADGDYNTVATWGISDGAGGTTAATVLPAITNNVWIPVGRSLTITTSTVGLAKDLHIAGTLTLGASTTSGQSVKANGNLTIESTGILTSTTANAGYVSSVTVGSGINSSSSTCTIQVDGQFGSSSATTTAGSGIRLFCDAGYTTLVTGSGKFNIARFQIVSGNARTQNIVIDMDAAILNNASATPTLSIVSGTNGAVAKTLTINAGKTVTFSNSGNALLHGQTGTAYPTGTGGNITYDIQGTLNTGTGGGLWLNTTSNTSSSTQALTLRIGAAGKLILGGKINTDVSQPATQSIVYDFAAGSTVEYSGATAVTFTGTNQKYMTVFSNLIMNNTGGVTLPVATTTNNLTLTAGTISLGANNLNVSTAISGGSSSSYVVTDGAGVLNTPAAASATTVFPIGPSTTAYAPASVNPATATTFAARVSASHAGAAPSGYSLNAEEWKLTPTAASSTVVSLTPTTATYNVGTVIFHWNGTSYDVIADTYNNGVYTATTSTFSNSFATGGSGTTGVKSIQNESVLVYSANGKVIIANANIGDVITVYTVSGSKVIVLTASSSQMSIELPNGLYIVNAGGKSVKVYVR
- a CDS encoding DUF5017 domain-containing protein, which produces MKKLIFILLTSVALFSCNDVAVNTPDDFTVNTNIVAKAGDTIVITKGDTVNFNFTGNPDYITFFPGTPGYEYRYSGVAQRDGDSSLVYFSTKLGATTGTTGTLTVLASNDFTGTMDSANIKKATWVPVTQKFKLATTTTAVESGKVRIDTISGIDKKRPVYFAFRFVSDSIKTTTDITKPWMITAFSFTNYFSNGITYQLANDMRSAGFVTKSLKNSSNYWYFSNSTLTFAINAKSVGTAGDEDWVISRALDMRCVPADAGLVVKSLKTTGLITSYSYVFTQTGVFTASFVAKNQSYDTAKDVVRQMIVKVVNP
- a CDS encoding RagB/SusD family nutrient uptake outer membrane protein — encoded protein: MKRIVLFLSIFGVILTSCKDYLDTEPTGSLTPSNSYASKSLITSALAASYLGLKSAYVYGQFYPAYENAPTDESFFFTSNPTYPYAYYNNQASDNSQLLNFWQQCYVSINNANTLLANIDASAAKGGVDTTYVRKAKGEALFLRSYYYFLLTQWFGGVPMLTQSIEDPNNILIERTPEKEMYDQIIADMIQSEKWLDGQTSASMGYSDRVTQDAVRGILARVFLYAAGEPVNGTNKFSQSECYHQSAIWASKLIKAGTHDLLSSYKQVFIDEAQNAYNTENIWEIGFNQFGVGVVAASGTIGVYCGPTHSYLRSSTTDDYDGYCYNYLRPHPRLFLSYEAGDSRRDWNIANYSFKSSGYSTTASNYYNDAKVPLDTTKLWSRSAGKWRREYEPVSSRLVKNSSAENFPVLRYADVLLMYAEALNEIDSTTVNGCTLTKFDAINKVRARAISTSRVVDHISWTTGTGYTSDPVVTVSGGGGSGAEVTIASQYLMSTTTNRTIYPLLTVQGSGYTTAPTVTIGNGWAANTPYKVGDQVAAPNGKLYTVTMAGTTTTTAPTNSSGSSAAATTGAVFYYVGTAAKAVAYLSDMPNVNLSGLNKNDFRAAIMMERYHELCFEALRLQDLRRWGILIPMVKDLANDLNATNLTGFYIKNADGSNSSYFQKFKWKMIIPGTAELSANDVIYINSDVMYPVTNIGTKDLYWPIPLRELNLNYKLTQNPGY